In Vigna angularis cultivar LongXiaoDou No.4 chromosome 8, ASM1680809v1, whole genome shotgun sequence, one DNA window encodes the following:
- the LOC108320024 gene encoding Bowman-Birk type proteinase inhibitor: MVLKACFMLLLLLGTCTASLKLSEQGQLIKSGHHDETTDEPSESSKPCCDQCSCTKSMPPKCRCSDIRLNSCHSACKSCACTYSIPAKCFCTDINDFCYEPCKSSRDDDWDN; the protein is encoded by the coding sequence ATGGTGCTTAAGGCGTGCTTCATGCTACTTCTCCTTCTGGGGACTTGTACTGCTAGCTTGAAGCTGTCCGAGCAAGGCCAACTCATCAAAAGTGGTCATCATGATGAAACAACCGATGAGCCCTCTgaatcttcaaaaccatgctgTGATCAATGCTCATGCACAAAATCAATGCCTCCCAAATGCCGCTGTTCAGACATAAGGCTCAATTCGTGCCATTCAGCTTGCAAATCATGTGCCTGCACATATTCCATTCCTGCAAAGTGTTTTTGTACTGACATAAACGACTTCTGCTATGAACCTTGCAAGTCCAGTCGTGATGATGACTGGGATAACTAA